A part of Gemmatimonas groenlandica genomic DNA contains:
- a CDS encoding MFS transporter, with amino-acid sequence MLGILTVAELLGMTLWFAASAVSVQYSAQWTLSSSEAAWLTTIVQLGFVTGTAISALLNIADIVPARVLFARCAMVGAVANTMLLTADGLSGALVWRFVTGLALAGVYPPAMKMIATWFRARRGLAVGTIVGALTVGKALPYLVHAIPGAGITPVVFSASVGACIAALLVWFGYREGPYPFPARPFSWHLVRDVVGSPAWRLSTSGYLGHMFELYAAWTWLPVFIAASIAAHDPTAGARGASIASAIAFAALAIGGAGCIWGGLVADRRGRAWLVTRAMAISGACSVLIGFAFGRSLWLLVPIALVWGFFVIADSAQFSVLVTESVPPHAVGTALTLQTSLGFLLTAVVIQLVPPLAARVGWQWAFAVLSLGPVFGIASISRLVRSTAGRR; translated from the coding sequence ATGCTCGGCATTCTCACCGTCGCCGAGCTGTTGGGTATGACCTTGTGGTTTGCCGCCAGCGCCGTGTCGGTGCAGTACAGCGCGCAGTGGACACTGAGCAGCAGCGAGGCGGCGTGGCTCACCACCATCGTCCAACTGGGCTTCGTGACCGGCACTGCGATCTCGGCGCTGCTGAACATTGCCGATATCGTTCCGGCGCGCGTGCTGTTCGCCCGTTGCGCGATGGTCGGCGCGGTCGCCAACACGATGCTGCTCACCGCGGATGGTTTGTCGGGCGCGCTGGTGTGGCGGTTCGTGACCGGGCTCGCGCTCGCCGGCGTGTATCCACCGGCCATGAAGATGATCGCCACCTGGTTTCGCGCGCGACGAGGCCTCGCCGTGGGCACCATCGTGGGCGCGCTCACCGTGGGCAAAGCGCTGCCGTATCTCGTGCACGCGATCCCCGGCGCCGGCATCACGCCGGTGGTGTTCAGCGCCTCGGTGGGCGCCTGCATCGCCGCGCTGCTGGTATGGTTCGGCTATCGCGAAGGACCGTATCCGTTTCCCGCGCGACCGTTCTCGTGGCATCTCGTGCGCGATGTGGTTGGTTCGCCGGCGTGGCGCCTGTCCACCAGCGGCTATCTGGGCCACATGTTCGAGTTGTACGCGGCATGGACGTGGTTGCCTGTCTTCATCGCCGCCAGCATCGCCGCGCATGATCCCACCGCTGGCGCGCGCGGCGCCTCGATCGCGTCTGCCATCGCCTTCGCCGCTCTCGCGATCGGTGGCGCCGGGTGCATCTGGGGCGGCCTCGTCGCCGACCGTCGTGGGCGCGCCTGGCTTGTTACGCGAGCCATGGCCATCAGCGGCGCCTGCTCGGTACTGATCGGTTTCGCGTTCGGGCGCTCGCTCTGGCTGCTGGTGCCCATCGCCCTGGTGTGGGGCTTCTTCGTGATCGCCGACAGCGCGCAGTTCTCGGTGCTGGTCACCGAGAGCGTGCCGCCGCACGCGGTGGGCACCGCGCTCACGCTGCAAACCTCACTCGGCTTTCTGCTCACCGCGGTGGTGATTCAACTCGTGCCACCGCTCGCGGCACGTGTCGGGTGGCAGTGGGCGTTCGCAGTGTTGTCGTTGGGGCCGGTGTTCGGGATCGCGAGTATATCGCGGTTGGTACGCAGTACGGCGGGCCGCCGCTAG